One part of the Podarcis muralis chromosome 3, rPodMur119.hap1.1, whole genome shotgun sequence genome encodes these proteins:
- the TPD52L1 gene encoding tumor protein D53 isoform X3, translating into MVTDVDFTNMISEEEQEELKAELVKLEDEIATLRQVLAAKEKHLVEIKQKLGINLMNELKQNFSKGWHDVQTTTAYKKTQETLSQAGQKATAAFSNVGTVISKKFGDMRSHSLGYSIRHSISMPAMRNSPTFKSFEEKVETTVTSLKTKVGGASHTGGSFEEVLNSAAHASAQSSAVSTRLPETEEELQC; encoded by the exons AGAAGAATTAAAAGCTGAACTTGTCAAG CTTGAAGATGAAATTGCAACTTTGCGACAAGTGTTGGCAGCAAAAGAGAAGCATCttgtggaaataaaacaaaagcttgGCATCAACCTGATGAATGAACTGAAACAGAACTTCAGCAAGGGCTGGCATGATGTGCAAACTACAACTGC ATACAAGAAGACACAAGAGACTCTGAGTCAAGCAGGTCAAAAGGCAACAGCAGCTTTCAGCAATGTTGGAACAGTCATCAGCAAGAAGTTTGGAGATATGAG GTCACATTCACTTGG TTACTCTATTCGCCATTCCATAAGTATGCCTGCTATGAG GAATTCTCCTACATTCAAATCCTTTGAAGAAAAGGTTGAGACCACTGTCACAAGCCTTAAG ACAAAAGTTGGAGGTGCAAGCCATACCGGAGGAAGTTTTGAGGAGGTTCTCAATTCTGCTGCCCATGCCAGTGCTCAGAGTTCCGCTGTGAGCACTCGACTCCCAGAAACAGAAGAGGAGCTTCAATGCTAG